In uncultured Fibrobacter sp., the sequence AATCTCGGAAAACAGATTTCGGAAAGACGAAAAAAGCTAGGATTATCCCAAGAGGATCTGGCCGAGATTTCCGGTGTTTCGCCCAGAACAATCAACTCCGTCGAACTCGGGAAAGCGAACCCGTCCATCAACGTTTTGAGCAAGATGATTAAGCCTTTAGGTT encodes:
- a CDS encoding helix-turn-helix transcriptional regulator → MENLGKQISERRKKLGLSQEDLAEISGVSPRTINSVELGKANPSINVLSKMIKPLGFVVTLSERVTHE